A genomic window from Gossypium hirsutum isolate 1008001.06 chromosome D12, Gossypium_hirsutum_v2.1, whole genome shotgun sequence includes:
- the LOC107947498 gene encoding NEDD8-conjugating enzyme Ubc12, producing MIRLFKVKEKQRETAENAKDEAVRRKQTAGELRLHKDISELNLPQSCGITFPNGKDDLMNFEVSIRPDEGYYHGGTFLFSFKVSPIYPHEAPKVKCKTTIYHPNIDLEGNVCLNILREDWKPVLNINTVIYGLYHLFTEPNYEDPLNHDAAQVLRDDPKLFESNVRWAMKGCHIGDTFYSQCI from the exons ATGATTCGATtgtttaaagtaaaagaaaagcaGAGAGAAACTGCTGAAAATGCAAAGGATGAAGCCGTCAGGAGAAAGCAAACTGCGGGCGAGTTGCGTTTACACAAAG ACATTTCTGAGCTAAACCTACCCCAATCCTGTGGCATAACATTTCCTAATGGAAAGGATGACCTGATGAACTTCGAGGTTTCGATTCGACCTGATGAAGGATATTATCA CGGTGGCACATTTTTGTTCTCCTTCAAGGTTTCTCCCATCTATCCACATGAGGCACCCAAAGTTAAGTGCAAGACAACG ATCTACCATCCAAATATTGACTTGGAAGGAAATGTTTGCCTTAACATCTTACGTGAAGACTGGAAGCCCGTGCTCAATATAAACACAGTAATCTATGGACTATATCATCTGTTTACG GAACCAAATTACGAGGATCCTCTAAATCATGATGCTGCTCAAGTGTTGAGGGATGATCCAAAGTTGTTCGAGTCTAACGTGAGATGGGCTATGAAGGGTTGCCATATCGGAGACACCTTTTACTCACAGTGTATCTAG
- the LOC107942307 gene encoding UPF0496 protein At2g18630 — MMGCKSSKTKGGAVEVSSQGRTDSGIESDLSSYEAACRHDSTLQQFDATLHQRTNDVIGTLAANMGVQALSFDSLKEVTGCVFETNQEVVKIILECQRDIWNNPDLFSLVEEYFDNTKKTLEFCTALQNCLKRARNNQLIIQLAVKNFEEEVGLQVGDDERKFVKTLEELRKFKAAEEPFTKEFFILFDSVRRQQELMLRKLLSRKRKLDKKMKSLKTWRRVSNVLFVATFVSVLIFSVVAAAIAAPPVVTALAGAMAVPIGSVGKWCNWLWKRYENELQGQKELIIGMEIGSRITIYDMENIKVLISRLEIEMESLLHNADFAVREEDAVKLAINEIKGKLEAFMKTIEELGRQAENCSRDIRMARTVVLQKMMKRSGNSSTGDSPWEV; from the coding sequence ATGATGGGGTGCAAATCTAGCAAAACGAAAGGAGGTGCTGTAGAAGTATCTTCCCAAGGCAGGACCGATTCTGGGATTGAATCAGACTTGAGCTCCTACGAGGCTGCTTGTAGACATGATTCAACTTTGCAGCAATTTGATGCGACCCTCCATCAACGCACCAACGATGTCATTGGCACACTGGCTGCTAATATGGGTGTTCAAGCTTTATCTTTTGACTCACTCAAAGAGGTCACTGGATGTGTTTTTGAAACCAACCAAGAAGTGGTGAAAATCATCTTAGAATGTCAGAGAGATATATGGAACAATCCAGACTTGTTTTCTTTGGTTGAGGAATACTTCGACAACACTAAAAAGACTTTAGAATTCTGCACTGCTCTTCAGAATTGCCTCAAGCGTGCTCGAAACAACCAGTTAATCATTCAGTTGGCTGTTAAGAATTTCGAGGAAGAGGTGGGTTTACAAGTTGGGGATGATGAGAGGAAATTTGTGAAGACCTTAGAAGAACTAAGGAAATTTAAAGCAGCTGAGGAGCCATTCACTAAGGAGTTCTTTATACTGTTTGATTCAGTCCGTAGGCAGCAGGAATTAATGCTACGGAAATTGCTATCTCGGAAGAGAAAGCTCGATAAGAAAATGAAATCTCTGAAAACATGGAGGAGGGTGTCGAATGTATTGTTTGTAGCCACTTTTGTTTCAGTGTTGATTTTCTCCGTGGTGGCAGCAGCCATAGCTGCACCTCCTGTTGTCACAGCTTTGGCGGGTGCAATGGCAGTTCCTATTGGTTCGGTTGGAAAATGGTGCAACTGGCTTTGGAAGCGCTATGAGAACGAGCTGCAAGGGCAGAAGGAGTTAATAATCGGAATGGAGATCGGTTCCCGCATTACAATCTATGACATGGAAAACATAAAAGTGCTGATTAGCCGGTTGGAAATTGAGATGGAATCTTTATTGCATAATGCTGATTTTGCAGTTAGAGAAGAAGATGCAGTGAAGCTTGCAATCAATGAGATCAAGGGAAAATTAGAAGCATTTATGAAAACCATTGAGGAATTGGGTCGACAGGCCGAAAATTGTAGCCGTGATATTAGGATGGCGAGGACGGTAGTTTTGCAGAAGATGATGAAACGTTCTGGGAATTCATCAACGGGTGACAGCCCGTGGGAAGTGTAG
- the LOC107942315 gene encoding protein MAINTENANCE OF MERISTEMS-like has protein sequence MPYLEQAGFGSTALIRTSDLRYDLLSTLVERWHPETHTFHFPCGECTVTLEDVAMQLGLPIDGSPVTGVSSFTDPAALCYQLLGDSPEDDESNFMGLKFTWLKAKFGQLSATATEGELMCAARAYIMHILGGVLMPDANNNKVHLMYLSLLADLSSVSSYSWGSAVLAVLYRELCRVTNPDVVDMGGCLTLLQSWALYRMPFLALVSHQLYVYPLVNR, from the coding sequence ATGCCGTACTTGGAGCAAGCCGGATTTGGGTCAACAGCATTGATCCGGACCTCCGACTTGCGCTATGATTTATTATCTACGCTAGTGGAACGGTGGCACCcagagacccacacttttcattttccgtgtggggagtgcactgTGACTTTGGAGGATGTTGCAATGCAGCTTGGGCTCCCAATTGACGGGAGTCCCGTAACGGGAGTATCTTCATTTACCGATCCGGCTGCACTTTGTTATCAGCTCCTAGGAGACTCGCCAGAGGACGATGAGTCGAATTTTATGGGCTTAAAATTTACATGGCTGAAAGCCAAATTTGGACAATTATCAGCTACTGCCACTGAAGGTGAGTTGATGTGCGCTGCTCGAGCGTACATCATGCATATCCTAGGGGGAGTACTCATGCCCGATGCAAACAACAACAAGGTGCATTTGATGTACTTGTCCCTGTTAGCTGATTTGTCGAGTGTTAGCTCATATAGCTGGGGCTCCGCCGTTCTAGCAGTGTTGTATCGAGAGCTTTGTCGGGTGACAAACCCGGATGTTGTAGACATGGGCGGATGCCTCACATTGCTGCAGTCTTGGGCGCTCTATCGGATGCCATTTTTGGCATTGGTTAGTCACCAACTGTATGTTTATCCACTGGTGAACAGGTGA